CGACACCTTCTGATGCTGCATTTCTGTGGATCTAGTATAGAAACTGAATTTCCCACAAGAATCTATAAAATCACAGAACTCTTCGTGAATTTTCTCATATGAAACTCTGTTCTCATTCATTGTCAATGCTCTTGCTTGCAATTTTATTTATTGATTCTTGGAGCTTATATAGACCCTCTATACCACCTTCATAGGATATTTCTGTTAATTTTGATGTTTTCGTTTCCTTGTGGATAACCTTAAGGCGAATATTTGGCCTTTCTTTGCCCTTGAAGAAATCAGTTACGTAATTTGCAATAACGCCACAAGTGATAGAGATTAGCTCAGGGTTGTGTGATAACGCTGAAGACGAGATAAACAAGAGTGGGCCAAACCAATCGCCAGAGCGTTGCTCTACAAGCAATTCAGGTTCAGTTAAATATTTAATATCAAGCTTATACCTAGAGTATTTATAGAATGATATTATTGTCGAATGATACACATGCTTTTCATCTGCTTGGTAATTATGTGGCAGAATAACAATACCTTCAGAGCTCGGATCAAATTGTGGAACATCTATTTCTTTAATCGTAACTTCCATATTACCTCCTTAGGATTGTGCATGGTTTAGCCATAACAATAATTAGATGGATCCGTCTATACCGCAGATTTTTGAGTTACAGTAGATATAAGACGTCATTTCCAAACCATCAAAAATATCACTAACCTATTTTTTATAAATCGCTTAAATCAACTATTTGTTTTTATTTCTGCATCTTAGACGGATCGGCATAACAACATTGACTATAAGTCGAGAACGAGGCTGTAAACCCCTGATGGTGAACGAGTTAGTATCAATAAATAACAGAAGGTCAGACAGTGTTCTACTGCTCTGCTTTACCAACAACCTGCCATTGCGCCTCAATTGTGTCCGCTGACAAATCCACACCACACGCCCATTCGACGAAGTATCCTCCGTTGATAACCTTTATGAATTCACCATGGTCACGAAGCTCTTCAAACGCTTCGTATTCCAGATAAGGAGTGACATCAAAACGACCAACACGGCCATCTTCCGAAACAACTGACAACACCCAATCAGGTTGTGGATGTAGTTCTGCAATTCTCATTGATCAAGTCCCTTTATCGGAAATGGTTTCTTTCCATTTACTGCCAAATTCCAGTCAGCCAATAAATCTTCGTGATGAATCTCGATCCAGGCAACTACCAGCTTGTGTTTGTTCGGTGGCAGTAAACCTGCCAATAACGTTCCTTCAGGGATAGAGAACACTGCAACGTTTCCCTGATAATCTGCATGTATGTGCGGAACATGATGTTTCTCGGCATCCCGAAATAACATCCGAATAAGAACACCGTAAAACATTTAAATCGTAGGCATTATGCTCTAAACTTTCTCTTGTTGAGTTTATGATATACCTAACGGCCGAGCTAAAGCGGC
The DNA window shown above is from Pelodictyon phaeoclathratiforme BU-1 and carries:
- a CDS encoding DUF2442 domain-containing protein, with the translated sequence MRIAELHPQPDWVLSVVSEDGRVGRFDVTPYLEYEAFEELRDHGEFIKVINGGYFVEWACGVDLSADTIEAQWQVVGKAEQ
- a CDS encoding DUF4160 domain-containing protein; amino-acid sequence: MFYGVLIRMLFRDAEKHHVPHIHADYQGNVAVFSIPEGTLLAGLLPPNKHKLVVAWIEIHHEDLLADWNLAVNGKKPFPIKGLDQ